caaataaaaaatgtcttaagaaataaagtaaaaatgttgaaaaggcAAATATGAGAGTGAACATGCACCTTCAAAATGTACAAAGCTGTCTGCCACTTATATTATATAGTCATACCAAAGAACCTAGAGATAAAACTGATATTGTATAGATATGCACTCCAGAGATGAAGATGCAACACAACAGCTAACTAACGTTACATCCCACTGTCATAATGCTAACACACACTCTTAAAACTGAACCTACCCTTGCAGCTTCTTGTAGGCAGGATTTTGCCCTGTCTCCCACAGGTATGCGTTTACCGGCCtggtgagaaaataaataaataaataaattaagtaaaactgattaaaaagacaaaggttTATTAAAACGCTCGACAGCTTTCAGACTCAGTATAGTAGCATTAAGCTAACgcaacgttagctagctagcatctTAAAGTTGACTTACCATCGGTATGTTTGGACATGTATCTGCATATTTCACTTTGTACGAAGTATTTCCGTCAGTTATATCCATCTTCATATCACGTGTAGCAGCAACAGAGACAACCAAGTTACGTGAAGTCTTTAAATTGTGTCTGTAACGTTCGTCTTTTCTACCTGGGAAAGTTTTACAGAACTTTGTAGCTATGCTAACGCTACACTAGAATCTTCAGTTAGACGCTCGCTGTCGCACCTGTTTTGAGTTCCGTTGCCTAGCAACGTCAGACCGTTCAATTAAAGATACTCTTAAactattttaaaatatgttgtgAATATAAAATGGTGTAAGCTAATGGggatataaaatgaaaatacacttGTATGACCCAGTTATGTTAAGTGATAAATGATGTTAATCACAAATACgactaagggactgttcgttatttatgaggagggagggggtggtGTAAAATAGGGAGGCATGTCAAGTAtattttaagcactggggaaggacatgtgtttttattttggcttagagGATGGACACAACTTTAAATGGTcgtattttgtatttactttaaaTACCCTCTGAACCCCAGATCCTACTAGCAGgtttaaaatgcatgtttttatcTAAGACTCACCAAAATGACACCATATATATTAtggccagaaactgtaaaaacaaaaaatgtcagattttgaAATTCTAGTGGTCCCTCAACACATCATGTGCCAATTAGGGGACAGAcacatgccacatttttgcGCCTTtgaataaactgtttttaatatGGATGTGTAATTATAATACTGAATATGACAAGTGTACATTTGACTTTTTTACACATATaactgctgtataattgaccctgttacacTTAGGTAGCCTACATTTGGTGTGcatatatattaataaaaatatagtTATTTATGGTGGAGAGAGGATCATACATTTTCCTCCAGGTCAATTAGGGAGGCTCAAGAATAATATTTGTAGCTTCCAAGAGGgtcaacaaaaaaaggaagtcacacccctcctctgataagttaagtACAGTCCCTAATATTCGTCATGTAGTACTGGACATGCTGCTTTTTTCATCCCAGGAGTATTAATTAATCTTGTCGGCCCAGTACCCCGCAGAAACTCTTAATAGTTTCACTTGCTGTGTCTTGTAGTTTTTTGGAAAGGCACATACCAGAAAAATTGGGAATAAATCCTAACATGTGATTGGTCCGTCGCATCAGTACGTAGGCGGATTGTCAATTCCAGTCATACGATCTGTCATCATCCTTCGTACAATGCGAAAAGGGAAGTTGAAAGAAGTGGGAGAGGGACATCGCGGAGCTTTATGAAACCTAACGTTACAGTCGCTGGCTGGGTGATCGAGACACTGTGAACAGACACTGAAGTGCCACAAAGACTGTCCCGGAGACGCCATTCACATTAACTAGCTTCCTCTTTTTGGTAGGTGAGTAGCTAATATTAGCGTTAGCTCGCTAGCTAAGGGCTCCTCCCGATGCGGCCACAGCTAAACAACGTTCGCTTACAGCCCTGTGTCTATTATgtggctagctaacgttagctagccgACACTGGAAGGGCCAAGCTAGTTAGCAGAGTAACTTAACGTTGTACTGCTGATGAATGCGGATCAGTCGGCATGTTTAGACTGCCTATGTTAACCTACGTTAATATAACAAACATCTGCGACTCTGTTTCGCCAAGTGATTGACGAGGCAGCTCACTAAATTAACGTCATGCAGCTATGGTTCGCTAGCTGTCATTAGCTGTACACACCCAAAACTGCATCATCTGTGTTTTGGCATTCTCAGACGTTATGTAGAGTTAAATGATagatgtggtgtgtgtgagcatggTGTGTATTAGGATTTAAACCAACAATGAGCAGGCTAACGCTTCCTTAAAGGCAGAGTTTGGTTTTGGGCTAGACATTTTGAAGTTACTAGGTAGCTATGTTGCTAACGCTAGCAGTCATTACTCTGCTAATTCGAGCCAGTCAACAACAACATAACAGGTTATTTGTGGTTAACTGTGTCGTAACGCGATTTCGACGAAGTTGACAGTAATTATTTTTGGACTTATGCTCGGTATTTTCCTGGTGTGTGGTAATGAGAAATGTCTACGTTACACTGGAATCTGCTGTTGTGTGGTGTATAAGGTTGATGTTATTATTCACCTTGAATCTACACACCGGCAGATAGAAGACAGTTTGTAACTCAACCCTGACTCATTTCCCCACATATGTGCCCAGACCCGTGTGATACTAATCTCCTTTGTGACACTCTGCCTCACATAACTTACAGCTATAAGCAGGAGTTGCCTGAGGTTTTGTTGTTACAGTCACACCAGTTGGTCAACTTTTTGACATTTCTAGATGTTGCAGCTGACTTGACACAGGCGAGGGACTTTGAAAGCACAAGTTCAGATGCCTAAATCTTGGGGTCACTGTCAGGCGGACCCACCACAGTATCAGCCAAACCCCGCCATGTTTTTGCCATACCTGTTACACGTATTTGCTCAGCTAGTTATGGCAAGCAACCAGCTATTGTTTGGAGAGGAAACAAAGTGCGGCTGGTAATGTGAAACTCTTGTTGACTCAATGTGAAGTGAACTACAGTAAATTTCCCTCCATGGTTATTGTGTCGTCAGTTATATCTTGGTCTCGGGGTTTGGACTGCTTGTGTTAAAAGATATATCTACATTGAAATTCCTAGACATTCCCCCATTCTAAAAAGAaatctgtgcacacacaaaatagTTTCCAACAGATgacttcacttttttttgttaatttcaaaGCATGTAATCCGATAGTACAGGTAGTCCTGTTTTTGTCGGGAACTGTTACGTAAAAGTATAGTATAATATATTTCAGGATTATTCCAAGGTCTTGAGATAACCATACAGGCATACATATGCAACACCAACTGGGTATGCTGCATTAAGTGGTGTAGGTCAGTAATGAGCTGCACACTTGGACAAGACTTCTCTACTTTGTAGTGAATGTAAAAGGTTTTTGCATAAAACTTAACTGTTGAAATAGAGTTTGCTTGTGCAGTTTGTTTCTTCTCTGTTACATGGCCATAATGTTTTAGACTGATTTATCCATGGTAAAAATACTTGTCTTATTTAGCATTAAACCGCGAAATAACTATGCACCAATTGCTGTATGCCACCAAAAGCTACAGCTAAGTAATTTAACAAAATCATCAGATAGTGCTTTGCTTGTTATAGTCATGATTCATACTTTCGGACAATAAAAGATCAAAGTATACTCTTAATTTTCTAATACACGCAGCAAACCTCTAAAGTTCAACTTGAACATAAACTGTCttcttacatttgttttttgatcATTTAGACTGTTTACATGAGAgtgacattttctttctttcttctcctgCTCAGGTATTTTCTGCAGTTTCTCACAGCACGTCAGCGTCCAGAGGAAGAGACCGGGCAGTGTGACATGGCAAGTAGAAGTGGAGCTACACGACCCAATGGGCCGAACGCAGGCAACAAGATCTGCCAGTTCAAACTCGTGCTTTTAGGAGAGTCAGCCGTGGGGAAGTCAAGTCTCGTACTTCGTTTCGTCAAGGGACAGTTTCACGAATTCCAAGAGAGCACAATCGGAGGTATGTATTTTCACGAAGGCCATGttgtcacatttttttatgaaCAGGCCCGTTAAATTGTATGCAAGGGTTTATATTACTGGCACACCTTTATTTACCCTCTTGTCATAGGGAGACTTGCAGTGAGTCACACATGGAAATGAGCTTTGAATATCTAGATTATCTACAAACAAATAGCTGTGACAAGAGTCATAGTTCCTGGTCAGTAAATAGGttataaaatgaaacaataaaatcattTGAGGTGTGAGAGATTAGGAAATGTTACTAAGAGCAGAGGAAATAGGTAGGAAAGTTTTTTAACACTCCAAAAAGAGCATGTGGCAAGCAATATGGGATTCAGTTGAGAAACAGGGGAAATAAAGAGGTGATGGAGAATTGTGAGAGTGAAAAAGGCCAATAGAAACAGAGAACTGTAGGAATAATTGACCAGTCCAAATACTGCCCCTAAATTACTTTCGCAAGGTAGATAGATTTATTAGATAGCTTCAGAGCTTCATGTGATTGAAGATGTTCAGGATAGGATGCTAGATGTTGTGAATATCCAAAAAAATAGCACCAAAAGTTACCTCAGGGCGCCATGTAGCCTATGTACATAGGCTATGTACATATGTAGATAAACAAAAGAACGTGAGCCTTAATAATTCATGTCATTTGAAAAATATGTCAGCAACTAACCTTTCTATCTCTTTCCAAATCTCTTCAACATTGCCTCAAGAATAAGGAGGAAGCAAATCTGGCAGATGTTGGTCATCAGACATTAGGCTAACTTGTCTTGATGTAGCTACAGTTACGTTAGCTAGCTTTTTTGCTAGCATTAGCTAACTTCAGATGTGACTATACAACGTCATTTGTCTGTGAAAACTGTAACACCGATGTAATGTAACGAGTGTCGCTTTTACAGGTGCCCAAGCCACACCTTTTGACCTTCTTCAAGGTATCTTCAATTTAGAGGAGCCTATCACGTAGCAAATCTAGCTAAGTGTAACAGGACAGGGGAAAGTCGGCCAAGGTTGCTCAACTGTTTTTGGAGCACAGAACGAAAAGTTGGGGGGACTTAGGAAGGGTCAATTAAATGAAAGTCCTGGACATTGGTATCCAGTTCCTGGTATGACCAGCAGCTTTCGTGAGGTTAGAACAGTCAGTAGTCATCGACGTAATCTTGCACTTATTTCCCGTTAGCAAACATACTGCCTGCTGGATATCATGTGGTGGAGAGGTCAACCAATTATTCAGTTTTGCTGATTACTTGGCGCCTATGGGACATTTTACAAACTGTCAATAGCTGCAGAACTGGGTTCTGATAATGGCTGATGGCTGCCCAGCCTCTACCAGTCACGCACATACATCACAGACTGAAGTTTAAAAGGGCAGGGTTGTGATTAATTAACCAAAAAGGAGCTTGATTAGTGAGTACAGCTTCAGTTTTTTCCTGCTCCAAACTATCATTGTCATTATCATATTGGCCTATCCATCAACCTCTAGTTTGTTTTAATCAACTTCCAGGTTTGTAACCCAAAGGTCGTCGGTATGATCCCCAGAAAGACAAAAGCAAAGTTGTGTGGTGCAGtttccaggtgtgaatgtgtgtaactGACTGAAAGTGAACAAAGCATTTTGCTGTCAGTTAATCTATCCAGAGtgaattaaagcaaaaaaaaaaaaaagtgttagaGTGAATCCCACCCTACTTCATGCTTCAGCACCCATCCAGATTGTGGATTATCAGTATAAAACATGTCTGATATCACTCAAGCCCCGTTTTCCAAATGTGGACCAAGTCAACCAGATAATCCTCCAGTGTGTGCCTCCAGCGTTGGTCTTAAATTATTACCTTCACAGAAACACGTTTTGTGCAGCTCCGTAGCTCCATGCCCATTTGTCACCGGTTCCTGTGCTTTGTGCCCCTGCAGCTGCCTTCCTGACTCAGACGGTATGTTTGGACGACACAACAGTCAAGTTTGAAATCTGGGACACAGCTGGTCAGGAGCGCTACCACAGTCTGGCGCCCATGTACTACAGAGGTGCCCAGGCAGCCATTGTGGTGTATGATATAACAAATGAGGTGAGTCAGGTGCCAGGCTTTCTGTCATGTGGTTGCTGTTATCAGTGCTGCTTTCACTAACCATAGCTGGAACAATACTGATGTGAATGAAGAAGAGATCGAGGGAGGACCTctaactgatgtttttttagtAGCACTCAAGCCACAACAAAAAGAACCTTAATTTGGGGTACTGACAAATAAATGGTCATCACGAAACTGTCTGTATAAACCTAAAAAGTACATCAGTCACTTGACTCCACAAAGTTACACATGACAACACGCAAAAATATGTACAGATATATAAAATATGCAGATAGATTTTTgataacaaagaaaacatattGGACTTAGAAGCCCCACTCCagtgtattttgacattttatgataCATTTCCTGACAACGTTAATTAGCCACACTATTCGCCAAATGTTTTTTGACAAATATTTTTGTGCTCAAAGTTAAACACAAAAGAAGAAGCTAGCTGCTAAAACGGGAAGATGACATATGACTGTTTTAGAAGCTGCAGTTCATACGTCATCCTCCAAGCGTGCACAGAACTTCTTTGCGTCTGAGAGGCAAAACTGATCAACATTGATGCGAGCTAGCTAGTTACTGTCATGAGCACAACACTGGGCCATGACTGAGTTAACTCATTCATTAGCACACACCCACTGTGCCAAGGAATTGCGAGCCGCTGCTCAGTGACACTCGTTCAGCAGGCTAACCCAGTAGCATAAATCACACCCTCTGAGCTGAAGAACGATAGCCAATTCAAACTGAAATAGCAAAAGGTACTTTCATGAcggctgttgtgtttgtgttgatatgattGGGGCATGTAACAGTTGTTTATGTATTCTTATATGTCCAAAAAAGCTACGAGATCTTGTGGAACGTAGAGAACCAGCTGCTCAGATGCTCTGCGATCTCTCAGCTGATGAGATGTGTGTGAGCATCGCACATCTccagctggggtggaggcactGGCTCTGCAGGTTAACAAGCAGCCACTTGCTCAAGTATATATTAGAGGTGGTCAGATCGATACCAAAATATTGACACTATAGATACTATGTTTCTATTTTGAAGATCAATCCTGGAGTCAACAGGCTCGATACCAAAAAGGGATcacttcctctctcctacaTCATACCTGTTTGTATTTCAAGAGTAAAACGTTCCATTGTCGTCAACACATCTAGTGCATGCTGTTTACTTCTCCACTGCCTTTGTGTTGCCTGCACTCAAACAACATATGCGTCACACACGCGCAGCAGGTCTGCACCTGACTAGTTTATATACAACACATAATAGCAGTGATGGCTTAAtgaaagtggaaaaaaacaagagaaggaGAACTTGGAGCTGCAACTGAAAAGAAGGGGGGAGGAGAGAAATGCCTCAGCATCAAACAAACtcctgacacagagacagagacagagttgtATGACTGTTTTTTCAGAGTGGGTGAGGCAAAGAATATCCAAGTATACAGGGGTGAAAGTAATATTTTAGTCAAATCAGATCTTCAGAATTGGTTAATGTTACATTTCAATTACAATTCTGGCCCTGTTGACTTGGTATTGGGATGAAACCAAATTTTGTGGTAATGCCCATTTCCAGTGTGTATGGTCTGATGACCCTCATCTTATTAGGGTCCTCTTTTCAGGTgataaaaatgaagaaaaaatccTCCCCCTCATGTGCCACGCTATCCTTGCTAATCACCATGCTATCGTTGCTAATGATACTGACGTGAAATCATAGCTACACTAGGAAGAACGTTAACCAAAATACAGGAAGTAACACTGACTGGCTTGGGCCTTTAATCCAAGCCCCCAAGAACATTcccgggctttgaagccaattttagtGGCTTCAAAACACCATCCAggtccatcacgtgatgccatggggcccaaaaagactttgtCCTATAGACTTGGGAAAGAGTCAGCTGTAAATCAGTTTTTTTGATCGTCACAACCCCTGCGAAATGACTGGTTTCACTATCAGAATTAGATCTATCGAAAGTCTAGAACATCTCTATTCAAATTAGCAGAGCTCTAAACTGGAAGTCATGCTTGCGGCTGTGCTCATCAGCCATAAATCTCTAGTGCGCTTGCTCTGTGGGCACAAATCAGAAGATCCAGGTCATTTCATGCCATGGAAACTGAGTGTTTCTGGCTTCATGTTCCACTGAGCAACTGTCATAAGATTGAACGGGGTCTTGCGTacaacactgtatccaggtctcttctACATTCATGCTCCACATAGACTATATATATTGAACAGCAAGTGTCCATTTTCCACTGTCTTTTGGAAATGACAGCGATGATTGCGTCTGAAAATGGCCTTAACACTGAAAAACAAGCTTCCACTAAGGCAGCAGCGGACTTAGTTATATTCTGTTTGTAAAAAGTACTTGAAAGAATCACAAAAATAGGATGAGGAGAATTGAATGTCAACTTTACTGTCAGCTACGACTATTCCTCTGTCATTCAGCTTAACTTTTCTAATAAAAGTAAAGGACAGAAAGTAGTGAAATACCTTCTGACACTTCTGCTCAACTTGCTGAAAGAGTTAATGTTAAAGTAGACACCGTTTAAAGACAAGGTCTCGAACAAAAAGTCCCTTTTTCTTCACAATTCACAGAACAGGCTTGTACTGTAGGCCACATTTaagttttctttctgtcttgtgTGCACTGCATAACGTGTGCATGGCAATATAGCATAACCTCACCTCCTGTACTGTACAACATGCTGCTTTTACTTTACAGATTTTATGTcatatttcatcaaaaacatctttttaatgtgtctctttaaggGGCCTTGATGAAAAGATGAACAAAGGCATAGCCAGACATCAGAGAAATGGCTCCTGCTGTCCTCGTCTGTCTGTCACATGGGTCttattgttatttttcactAACTGAgtcaccccccctccccctacCCCCACCCCTCCCTGTTTTGTTTGCCAGGAGTCATTTGTACGGGCGAAGAACTGGGTTAAAGAGCTTCAGAGACAAGCCAGTCCAAATATTGTAATAGCTCTGGCTGGGAACAAGGCTGATCTCGCAAACAAGAGAGCACTGGACTTCCAGGTTTGTGTTctttaaataaattaactaattATGTAAGCAGAGCCAGAAAATGTCTGTTGAAGCTAACATTAAACACTCACAGACTGGTTATGATTTATTAAACATGCTGTCAGGATAACACAAACTCTAACCCTGTCAATTACTTGGGACATTGCTGCTGTGCTTCCCCCACATTGCAAACTGTGAGGTCATTTGTATTAATGATTTCCTGATGTTGGTTTCTCTTTCACAGGATGCACAGTCATACGCAGATGATAACAGCTTGCTTTTTATGGAAACATCAGCAAAGACCTCTATGAACGTCAATGAGATATTCATGGCCATTGGTAAGTGTATATCTAATACTCCCCAGTCTTAACTATATGAAGATTTTAACAGTATTCATATGAAACAAATCTGTTTACCACCCTCCCTAATGTAAGAGCCCTGATACACCACACTCCTGACCAGCTGTGGACAGACAGTGGTGCATTCAGGCTCTTCTCATAAATTAATGTTGGGAAGTATCACAGATTGTTATTGAGGGGTTTAAAGTCACTGATGAAACCCAGCGTAAGCAGCGGTGATGAGTGGGGCAGAGGCCAGATGCAAAATTTCTcaatgagggagaaagagaggatcTGCTTCTGGAcgctttttcttttgtaaactACTATGTGGGAAAACAATATTAAACAAAATTATAGTGTAAGCGTTTTTACATACGcaaacctctctaactccgccaggacgccgatgcccccccccccctcgtctgttaaatggtatctcccaggtgcactacgtcatcaaaccatgtgatgtttggtattgccggattcaggaag
This DNA window, taken from Epinephelus moara isolate mb chromosome 6, YSFRI_EMoa_1.0, whole genome shotgun sequence, encodes the following:
- the rab5ab gene encoding RAB5A, member RAS oncogene family, b — protein: MASRSGATRPNGPNAGNKICQFKLVLLGESAVGKSSLVLRFVKGQFHEFQESTIGAAFLTQTVCLDDTTVKFEIWDTAGQERYHSLAPMYYRGAQAAIVVYDITNEESFVRAKNWVKELQRQASPNIVIALAGNKADLANKRALDFQDAQSYADDNSLLFMETSAKTSMNVNEIFMAIAKKLPKNEPQAAGASSGRNRGVDLTETAQPTSRPCCSN